The sequence below is a genomic window from Harpia harpyja isolate bHarHar1 chromosome 28, bHarHar1 primary haplotype, whole genome shotgun sequence.
GCTCTATAGGGGACCTGGGGGGGAATATATGGGGCTATGGGATGGGTGGGGGGTCCTTACGGAGTTCTGTGAAGTGCTATGGggtggtgtggggcaggggggcttTGTAGGGGCTTTACAGGGTCATATAGAGGATCTAAAGAAGATGAAGCGGGTTCTGTAGGAGCCTATAAGGGGTTCTGTGGGGATCTACAGGGCGTTTCCATAGAAGGTCTGTGGGACCCATAGAGGCTCTCTAGGGGTCTATGGGGCCCTACAGGGGGGTCGTGGCTCCCATAGAGGCTCTGGGGGGGCCCTATAGGGGGTCTGCAGGGACTTACAGGGGGTCTGCAGGGCCCTATAGGGGTTCTGTTGGGGCCTATAGGGGTTCTATGGGGGGCTATAGGGAGTCTATACAGACCCACGGTGCCACCGTGGGTCATCACCCCCCCCCAATCCGTGTGGCAGGAGGAGCTGTCGCGGCTGCGGCGGAAGCTGGAGAAGCAGCGGAAGGTGGAGGTCTACGCCGACGCCGACCAGATCCTCCAGGAGGAGATCAAGGAGTATCGGGTACGGTtgcggggcgggggcggcacccatgggtgccggggggctgggcagggctggggggggcacccacgCCTTCCCCCAAggctccctgctgctgggcaAGGTGGCTGGAGAGCCTTGGAAGGGGCTGGGGGACCTTGCGGTTGGGTTGGAGAACTTCAGTGGAGAGCTGGAGAGccttggatggggcttggaggaCCGTGGGTGGGGTTGGAGGACCCATGAGTGGGCGCTGGAGAACTTTGCATGGGGTTGGAGGTCTTTAGACGGCAGCTGAAGAACCTTGGGTGGGTGCTGGAGGACCTTGGAAGGGGTCCAGGGACCTTCTGGTGGGTCTGGAGGACCTTGGGTGGGGTTGGAGGACCCATGAGTGGGTGCTGGAGAACTTCGGGTGGGGTTGGAGGACCCATGGATGGGTGCTGGAGGACTTTGGAGGGGGCTGGAAGACCTTGTGATGGGGTTGGAGGACCTTGGGTGGCTTTGGAGAACCTTGAGTGGCAGTTGAAGGACCTTGGGTGCAGctggagcacccatgggtgctacAGCTCACACCACGGGGCCAACAACCACCTTGTCCCGCCCTCCCGTTGCCTCTCCACCACCTCACGTTGGGCTTGGAGGACCTCAGGGTGGGCTTGGAAGATCATGGGTGGGCCCGAAGCACCCACGGGTGCCAGGCGGCTGACAGGGTGCCACCGTGGGGCTGACGGCCATCTTGTCCGTGTCTCCCGCCCACCGCCAGGCCCGCCTGACCTGCCCGTGCTGCAACGCCCGCAAGAAGGACGCCGTCCTCACCAAGTGCTTCCACGTCTTCTGCTTCGAGTGCGTCAAGAGCCGCTACGACACCCGCCAGCGCAAGTGCCCCAAGTGCAACGCCGCCTTCGGCGCCCACGACTTCCACCGCGTCTACATCAGCTGAGCCCCACCGCCGCCCcatggcacccatgggtgctacCCGGTCAACAGCAGGTGCTCCCTGTCCAACCATGGGTCTTGGAGGTGGGTCAACGCCACCTTGGAGGACCATGGTTTCCTCTGTGTCTGCGTTAGCTGAACCCCGTGGTGATCGTCAACCACCCATGGGTGCTCTATGAGACCTATAGGTGCCCCATAGTGACCCacggcacccatgggtgctccatGAGACCTGTAGGCGCCCCATAGTGACCCacggcacccatgggtgctccatGAGACCTATAGGTGCCCCATAGTGACCCacggcacccatgggtgctccatGAGACCTATAGGTGCCCCacggcacccatgggtgccccatgGTCAAGCGCAGGTCCTGGAGGTGGGTCAGCACCACCTTGGAGGACTCCAACTGGCTTCGTGTCCGTGTCAGCTGAACCCTGTGGTGTCGCATGGGTGCCCCGTGGTGACCTATGGGTGGTCCcgcccccatccccccccccaccatcccaCCCAATAAAGCGCTTGGAGCTGTGGCCGTGGTTGCGTtttggggggacccaggtgtccagggtGGGGGGCTGTGGTCACCCAAGGGTGGGGGGAGACCatagagatgggggggggggggggagaggttcCAGAGGGGCCACGTGACCATAGAGGCAGGGGGAGGCAGTTTCGAGCATCCCATGGTACCAtagagaggggaggggaagaggcaCCAGAGTGTCCACATGACCATAGAGGCTGCGTGGGTCTAGAGCGTCCCCTGGAACCGTAGAGATGTGGCGACACGCGGGCAACCATAGAGATCTGGCGGACATCTCTCGTAGAGTGCCCCAACGGGAGACCATCGAGTTGGAGGACCTCCTTCTTAGACTGTCCCAGCAGAGCCCACAGAGCTGGCGGAACCGCCTTACCAGACCGTCCCCCGCCTTTAGATGATAGAGTCGCGGAGGACCTCCCCCCTAGACCGTCCCATTCTCAGACCATAGAGTCGCGGAGGACCTCGGTCCCAACCCACCTCAACGAAGACCATAGACACCTGGCGGACCACCGGCCTAGCCCGCCGGCCGGAAGCGCGCTGCCCGACCAGGCCTCACCCCCCCCGGCCTTTCCTTCCCCTCAGGCCCAGCCGGTGGCGGGATGGAGCGGCcggagggtcccgggggggggctgggacccccccaccctcccccagagcccccccaggacccccccccgctCTGCCGGGAGCTGTGGGGTTCCCGGGAGGCCGCCCGGTACCGGGAGGGTCCCCGGGGGGGGCTCCAGCGCCTCGTCCCCCCCGGCGCCTGCTCGCACTCCTGCCTGCGCCGCGCTGCCGCCGTGAGAGGCCGGGGGGGGGAtattggggggctgggggggggtaaTGGGAGcctgggaggatttggggggggttaTTGGGGTCCTGGGGGGGATAGTGAGGGCCTGGGGGGGGCTAATGGAGTCCTAGGGGAGGCTAATGGTGTTCTCTGGGAGGTTATTGGGGTCCTGGGGGGGTTAGTGAGGGCCTGGGGGGTTATTGAGGTCCCGGGGGGGGGTAGTgagggtctggggggggtcctgggaggATTTGGGAGGGCTAATGGGGACTTGGGAGGGAGTTAATGGGGTCCTGGGGGGTTTAGTGAGGGCCTGGGGGGGTTTAGGGGGGGTTATTGGGGTCTGCGGGGGGGTGatggggtcctggggggggtcctAGGGAAGATATTGGGGTCCTAGGGGAGATTAGGAGGGGTTattgggggcctggggggggtctAATGGGGGCttgggatggggttgggggggctactggggtcctggggggggatATTGGAGTGCTGGGGGAGGTAATGGGGTcctgggaggatttgggggggctaatggggtgctggggggggctcttggggttttggggggtcctgggggggtaGTAATGGAGCACAGGGGGGTCCGGGGGGGCAAATGGGATTTGGGGGGATCCCAGGAGCAATTTTGGGGTCCCAGGAGTACCTGATACCCCCCCTTCcccatttccccccccaccccagcaagtGCTGCTGCCACAGGGGTACCCTGAGAGCGTCAGCCCTGACTACCTCCAGTACCAGTGCTGGGATGCTCTTCAGGTGCtagtgggagcactgggagaggctgggaggggattGGGGGCTACTGGGAAGGGTAGtgggaggggctgggagggcactggggccaacaggaggggtgctgggggcactGGAAGAGGGCTGGGTGCCACCGGGAGGGGTACTGGGAGCACTAGGAGGGCACTAGGAGCCAACAGGaggggtactgggagcactgggaggaggcTGGGTGCTACCGGCAGAGGTAGTGGGAGCACTGAGAGGGATTtggaggtgctgggagggggctgaGGATTACTGGGAAGGGATTAGGGAGCACCGGGAGGGAGGTGGGGCAGCTGGGGATCACTGGGAGGTGACTGGTGAgtaactgggagcactgggcaggcGCTGTGCAGCACCCTGATGGGCGCCCTGGCCACCCGGGCGGTGCTCCAGGCCGTGGGGGTGGGGGACAGCGCCGCCACCGTCACCGGGGCCACCCTCACCTGGGTGCTGCGTGGTGAGTGTCGTGTCCCCGACCCCAAAAACCCCCGGTTTCACCCCAAAATCCCTCTTGGAACCCCAAATCCACAGCTGACCCCAAAGCGTTTCGGTTTTACCCCAAAAATTCCCCCGTTTCACTCCCAAACGTAGTTTTGAACCTGAAATTTCCCATTTTGGTCCCAAACTCTTTCATTTTTACACTCATTTACTAGTCTGGCCCCAAAATGAACCCCAGGACCGCCCAAATCCCCCTATTTCACCCCCAAATCTGATCCGgcacccccaaaatcccccaGTTTCACCCCAGAATCCACCCCCGTACCCAAAATTGCCAGTTTTCACCCCAAAACCGGTGCCCCCGCAGATGGGGTGGGGATGGTGACCCGCATCACCTTCGCCTGGCTCCAGGGGTGAGCACTGGGacggactgggaggcactgggaggggactggaaTACACTGGAAGGAtactgggatagactgggaggcactgggagatgAGTGGGAGTTAGTGGGAGAGGACTGGAGTATACTGGGAGGATATTGGGATGGCCTGGGAGGTCAGTGGGAGTTGCCGGGAGGCACTGGGAGTTATTGGGAGCACTGGGCAGGtgactgggagttactgggaagCACTGTGAGttactgggggtgctggggagatgAGTGTGAGTTACTGGGAGCGCTGGGGAGGtgactgggagttactgggagcgCTGGGGAGGTGACTGGGGTggactgggagttactgggagcactgaggAGGTGACTAGGCATTACTGGGAGGTGACTGGGGCCAGTGGGGAAGGtgactgggagttactgggagcactgggatctcccccccccccgccccaggagcCGCCTGGACTGCGAGGCCAAGCAGTGGCGGTGAGTCCCCGCCCCCCCAAAGCCCCGCCTCCCCCTCTAAGCCCCGCCTCCCCTGGCGGCGggaggccccgccccctccgcccaCGTGACGCGGAGGCCCCGCCCAGGCTGGCGGCCGACGTGCTGAACGACGCGGCGCTcgtgctggagctgctggcgcCCGCCTGGCCGCGCGCCGGCCCCGCCCTCCTGACGCTGGCGGCTGCCGCCAAGGTGACGCCCCGCCCACCGCCCCGCCCACCGCCCCGCCCACAGCGggcgggagcggggagcggggggatactgggaggctctgggggtggcactgggggaTACCAGGAGGCactggggtgatgctgggggatactgggaggcactgggggatactgggaggtactgggggtggcacttggggatactgggaggCACTTGGGAAtactgggaggtactgggggtggcactgggggatactgggaggtactgggggtggcactgggggatactgggaggcactagggtgatgctgggggatactgggaggcactggaaTGTTACTGGGGGATACTGGGAAACactggggtgatgctgggggatactgggaggcaCTGTGAGATACTGGGAGTCGCTTGGGGATACGGGGAGGCAcgggggtgatgctgggggatactgggaggcactgggggatactgggaggtaCTGTGAGATACTGGGAGTCGCTTGGGGATACGGGGAGGCAcgggggtgatgctgggggatactgggaggcacttggggatactgggaggcactggagTGTTACTAAGGGATACTGAGAGGCATTTGGAGATATTGGGATGCACTGGGGTGATCCTAGGGGATACTGGGAAGCACTGAAACatactgggaggtgctggggaaCACTGGGTTGGTGGTTGGGGATAATGGTGAATATTGGGAGGTTCTGGGGGTGCCACTGGGAGACACTGGATGATACTGGGAGATGGTAGGGACATGCTTGGagatactgggaggcactggggtgATGCTGAAGAatactgggggacactgggagtaGCACCAGGGGATAGTGGGAGGCGGTAGGGGGATACTGGAAGGTACTGGGTAGGTgctgggggatactgggaggcactgggtgACAGGGGTGCCCCCGCCCCAGTGCATCGTGGGCGTGGCGGGCGGAGCCACGCGGGCGGCGCTGGCCGTGCACCAGGCGCGGAGGGACAACATGGCCGACGTGGCCGCCAAGGACAGCAGCCAggtggggcactgggagggactgggagaggactggagggcactgggaggggatTGGGAGGGACTGGGACATCACTGGACATCACTCCCATCACTAGGTGGGACTGGGAACACTGGGAGGGCAACTGGTttgtactgggagcactgggaggggactgggggggcagtggggtaatgaggaggggactgggaggccgactgggctggactgggagcactgggagggctAGTGGTttggactgggagcactgggaggggactgggggtcacggggagggactgggagagcatctgggctggactgggagcactgggagggcaACTGCGAGGcaatgggggcagggggagggttGTGGCCAGGGGTTACTGGTGCCTTACTGGTGTCATACTGGTGGGACTGGGCAGGAGACGCTGGTGAACGGGGCGGggctgctgctggcgctgctgctgctgccgctgctggagGGGCGGCCATGGTGAGCCCCGGCGCATGCTGGGAAAAGGGGGCGGGGCCTCGGGGAAAGGGGGCGTGGTCTGTGGGGAAGGGGTAGGGCTTGAGAGGCTGTAGGAAATGGGAGGGGGCGtggctttggggaggggggtgtggcCTCAGGGAAGGGGGTGAGGCTCCAGAAGGggggtgtggccagcaggaaggGGGTGGGGCCTCTGGGAAGGGGGCGGGGTGTCAGGTGGAGGGGATGTGATCCTGTGGAGGGGTGTGGCCTTAAGGGAAGAGGTGGGGCCTCGGTGAGGCGGGGAGTTGTGCTGGGGGCGGGGCTTAAGGGAAGGCCGGGGGCTCGGGGAGTCAGTGAGAGGGGTGGGGCTTCAGGAAGGAGGCGTGGGCAGCAGAGGGGGCGGGGTTTTCTGGGGTGTTCCAGGAGAAGATTGGGAGCTCAGCTTTCAATGAAGAGGGGCGGGGTGTAGCAGGAGATGGGCGGGGCTTAACAGGGAAGGGGGCGGGGCTTCGTGGACTGGGTCTCCTGGGCAAATTTgggcccccctcccccccccgcagggGCTGCTGGGAAGGTTTTGGCCCCGCCCCCGGGGGGAGGGGTGTCCCCAGAGGCTCATGGGAGATTTtaggccccgccccccccgccccaagggCTGATGggatatttttgggggggggtgtcacagggTGACGTGGGGGGTGGTGACACTGCTGCTGGGGACCCACCTGGGGGCCAACCTGGGGGCGCTGGGGGCCCTGCGCCTCCCCACCCTCAACAGGCCCCGCCTCCGCCTCGCCCTGGGCGGGGCTTTGAGGGGCGGGGCCCGGCAGGGCGGGGTTCGGCAGCCCCAGCCAACCGGGGAAGGCGGAGTcgccgtcgtcgtcgtccccGGCCCTGACGATGTCAACCCCCGCGAGCCGCTGCTGCCCGGTGAGGACCGGGGTACCCCCGGtgtcaccccccccgccccgtgtcaCCACGCCCCGTGTCACACCCCCCCGTGTCACCCCGGTGTCACCACGCCCCGTGTCACACCCCCCCGTGTCACCCCCCCTTGTGTCACACCCCCACGTGtcacccccgtgtcccccccccgcgtTCCCCCCCCGCATTCCCCCTCTGTTGCATCACCCTGACGTCACCGTGACGTCACCATGACATCACCGTGATGTCACCCGCTGTCCCCACAGGCTTCAGCACCCGCCTCACCCTCCACTTGGGTGCCCCCCTGCACCGGCTGGTCCACAGGTGAGGGGACCccggtgtcggggggggggggtgggtgacACCCCGGTGTCATCGGGGGGGACGCACACGGCACCCCGATGTCCgtgtcacccccccccagcgAAGCCGAATTCAAGAAGGCGCTGGAATGCGGCACCGAGGATTACATCATCGTGCTCCGCCCCTCCCAAGGTGGGCACCCAAGGGGGGGGATGACACGACGACACCCAGGAATTTGGGGACGGGGACCCAGGAATTTGGGTGGGGGGACACCCAGAAATTTGGGGGGACGcccaggaatttgggggggggcacacaGGAATTGGAGAGGGGgcaggaatttggggggggggggatacccAGGAATTTGGGGAAGGGACCCAGGAatgtggggtgggggtgtccctAGGGACCCAGGAATTTGGGTGACACccaccccccctcctttttttttttttccctaggctGGGTGGGGGTGGGTCTCCGTCGGGGggccccccccgacacccccctaCGAGCCTGCGCCCAggccctgctgctggaggagctgctgggtcCCGACCTGCCCccgggggcacccatgggtgctgccctGCGCCCGCTGCAGCAACGCCTGCGGCGCTGCCGTGAGTCGCCgggggggttggggtcggtttgGGGGTCCCCTGGGGCGGTTTGGGCTCCTCTGGGGCAAGTTTTGGGGACCCTGGGGCAAATTGGGGTCCTGTGCGGTGGGTttttggggtccctggggtgggtttgggggtccttGGGGGCCCCCTGGGGAAAttttggggtccctggggtgggtttgggggtccttGGGGCAATTTTTGGGGTGCTCTGGGGCCGTTTTGGGGAGCCTGGGCTAGCTTTGAGGTCTCCTGGGACAATTTTGGGGATCCTGGGGCAAGTTTTGGGGTCCCAtgaggtgggtttgggggtccctggggtgggtttgggggtccttCGGGGCCCCCTGGGGAAATTTTGGGGTCCCTGGGATGGgttgggggtgctctggggcaAGTTTTGCGGTCCCTGGGCTCATTTTGGGGTCCCCTGGGCTCATTTTGGGGTCCCTGGGGCAATTTTTGGGGTACCCCGGGGTGATTTTGGGGTCCCCGGGGCAGTAACGGGGTGTCATCCCCCCCAGCGCCAGGGACGGTGCCGTGGGGCGTCGTGGCCGAGAGCTCCCGCCTCTGGCGCACGCTGGGCCCCACCTTCCTGCGCGGTACGTGTCATCGCGCGGGCCATCGCGTGTCATTGCGTGTCACCGTGTGTCTGGACGTGTCACCCCCCAACGCCCCTTTTTCTCCGGGGCTGTCGCGTGTTGTCACGTGTTGCCTCCCAGGTCCCCCCTCCCCGTGTCATCGTGCGTGGCAGCGCGTCCCCTCTGTGACatcacgggggggggggtcgccACCTCCCGTGTCATCGTGTGCCATCCCCGTGTCGTGACACGGGTCGGCGTGTGTGACGTCACGCCGTGTCACCTCCTCCGCTGTCGCGGCGTTGGGTCCCCTGTGTCAGCACGCGTGTCATTGCGTGCTCTTGTGACATCGCGGGTGCGACCTCTAAGGTCTCCCCCGATGACGTCACGTGCGTCACGTGCCGCCGCCCGCTGCCATCGCTCGCGTCATCGCGCCTCGTCGCGCGTCGCCCCCCGCGACCCTCCCCACCCCGCTTGTCGCTGCGTGTTGTCGCGTGACGTCTTGTGACATCGCGTCTGACGTCCCGTGACGTCACGCGCGTCATCCTGTGATGTCACCGCCCCGCAGGGCTGGCGGCCGCCGGTTGGGAGACGCAGCGGCACCTCCTGGCCCCCGACGAATGGCAGCTCGACTGGGCGGGGCCAGGGGGCGGGGCCCCGGGCGACGAGCCCTGCCCCTCCCCCAATAACCGGCTCCGCCCTTCTCCGGATTGATCCAAAACGGCCCCAGaatggggcggggggaaggggcAAAAAACACCATTTTTCGACAATGGGTCCAAAAACCACCAGTTTGGGGTCATTCCTAAAAACGTGTAGTTTGGTGACACGGTGCGTTCCCGGCgctttggggggatttggggcaTTTTGTGGGATTTTGAGGCGTTCGGGGGGaatttggggtgtttgggggggaTTTTGAGGCATTTTGGAGGGAATTTTGGGCCGTATTGGGGTTGTTTAGGGGCATTTTGGCATCATTTGGGGAGTTCTGGGCTGATTTGGGGGCGTTTCAGAGGGGTTCAGGCTCATTTTATTCTAATCTCATTTTGGGGCATTTCAGGTTCATTTGGGGCCAGTTTTGGTTTATTTGGGGATGTTTTGAAGTCATTTGGGGATATTTCAGGCTCATTTGGGGGCATTTTGGGCTCATCAGCTTGGTTTCGAGGCAGTTTGGGCCCATTTGGGGGCATTTTGGTCTCGCTCTGGGCCTTTTTTGGCTTATTTGGGGGCATTTTGACATCATTTGGGAGGCTTTGGGCTCGCTTTGGGGGCATCTGGGGCTGCTTAGCTTGGTTTCGAGGTGTTTGGGGCTCATTTGGGGGCTTTTGAGGTTCATTTGGGGGCTTTTCGGGCTCATTTTGGAGAGTTTTGGGCCGATTTGGGGGCGTTTTGGTCTCGCTCTGGGCCGGCTGGGCCTTGTTTGGGGGCGTTTTGACGTCGCACGGGGGGTTTTGCCCTCGTTTGGGGGCGTTTCAGCACCTTCGGGGGAGGTtttggcggcgggggggcggtCTCAGGCGAAGTACCCCCAGAGGAAGAAGGCGACGGCCATCAGGATGAGGGCATTGACGTCCACCACCCGGCTCCACACCGGGTCctcggggggcggggccggcggctcgGACACGCCCCTTTCCCCCGACGGCCCCGCCCCTCGGCCGACAGGCCCCACCCCCTGGCCAGCTGGCTCCGCCTCCACATCTGGAAGAAGGAGTGGGGGGGTCAGTTCTGGGTCTTCtgcacccatgggacccccccgCACCCATGGGACCCGTCCTCGGacccttggggaccccccccgcaCCCAGGGGCCCCCTCCCAGACCcttgggaccccccccagcacccatggcccccccccagcacccacgggCCCCTTTACCCTGGAGCTGGACGTCGCCGGCGCCGTCCTTGGGCGGTTGTCGGTCGAGGTCGATCCGCGGCTCCCGGCTGTTCCGGAGGCTGAACACCAACCGGTGGAGCTGCGGGAAGCCGGATATCTGGGTCCCCCCCCCAAACAATCTGGGGTGtcgtcgtgtgtgtccccccccccgccccaaaaaaAGGACTCACGTGTTGGCGAGGGATGGGTGGGTAGCAGAGGGAGACGCCGATGACGATGAGGCCGgtggcgaggaagaggagggcggCGAAGTGGAGGTAATGGAGGCCGCAAAcgagggggggggcagcggccggGGGACCCGCACGTCCCCGTCCCCAAGGCGAATTCGGGTACCAGCCGGGCCAGGCCCAGCCCCAGGCCCCCCAGCAGACCCCAAAAAGCGccctgggggggtgggaaggggggggggggggtcagccaCCTGGATGCCGGGGTCccctgttttttgggggggggggaggctgatGGGAATGGGGGTAACAAGGGGGCCAGGATGCCGGGGTCCCCTTCATCCCCCCCAACACCTGGATCCCCTTCTTCATCCCCCCCAACACCTGGATCCCCTTCTTCATCCCCCCAACATGTGGGTCCCCTTCACCCCCCCCAACACCTgggtgtcccccctccccaccaccaccaccccccccccaaaaaagacccCCCCCAGACTCACGGGCTCGTTGACGCGTGGGACGAAGACGGCGAGGAAGAAGACGGCGGCGACGGGGGGGGCCAAGTAACTGGCGATGGCCTGGATGTAATCGAAGAGCTGCCCCCCCCGCGCCGCTTCCACCACCGGCAGCCAGGCCAGGCTCAAGCCCACCATCGCCACGATCCACAGCCTGCGCGGGACCCCTGGGGTCACCCGTGGGTGCCCCCCACGCCCCCAACCGGGgtgttaccccccccccccccaaggacaaCCTGCCGGCCATCAGGAGGTGCCGGGCTCCGGCGCGGGGCCGCAGGCGCTGGTAGACGTCGAGGGTGAAGAGGGCTCCGGCGCTGGCGAAGATGGAGGCCAGGGAGGACATGAGGGCGGCCAGGACCACCGCCAGCATCAGCCCGCGTAgtcctgggggggggaaggggggttaCGGGGGGGTGGAATGGGGAACCCCCCCAATAGCCCATAATAAACTCCGAATGGCCTCTGGGAGTGCACTAATAGCCCACTAATAGCCCCTAATAACCTCTGGGAGTGCACTAATAGCCCACTAATAGCCCCTAATAACCTCTGGGAGTGCACTAATAGCTGCTATTAGCCCCTAATAGCCCCCAATAACCTCTAAGAGTGCACTGGTAGCCCCCTAATAGCCACCTAATAACCTGAGAGTGCACTAATAGCCCCTTAATAGCCACCTAATAACCTCTGGGAGTGCACTAATAGCCCCTAATAACCTCTGGGAGTGCACTAATAGCCCACTAATAGCCCCTAATAACCCCCTAATAACCTCTGGGAGTGCACTAATAGCTGCTAGTAGCCCCCAATAACCTCTAAGAGTGCACTGGTAGCCCCCTGATAGCCACTTAATAACCTGAGAGTGCACTAATAGCCACCTAATAACCTCTGGGAGTGCACTAATAGCCCCTAATAACCCTAAGAGGGCACTAATAGCCCCCTAATAGCCCCCAATGACCTCCGAGTGCACTAATAGCGCACTAATAGCCCCTGATACCCTCTGAGAGTGCACTAATAGCCGCTATTAGCCCCTAATAGCCCCCAATGACCTCTAAGAGTGCACTGATAGCCACCTAATAACCTGAGAGTGCACTAATAGCCCCTTAATAGCCCCCTAATGACCCCTGAGTGCACCAATAGCCCCCTAATAGCTTTCCAATAGCCACTAGTAACCCCCAATCGTCCCCTAATGACCTCTAATAATGCACTAGTAGCACCTAATAACGCTGTAATACGGCCCTAATACCCCTAATAACACCCTAATACCCTAAATAACGCCCTAATAACGCACTAGTAGCCCCTAATAACACCTTAATAACCCTAATAACGCTCTAATAGCGCCCTAATACCCCTAATAACGCACTAGTAGCCCCTAATAACGCCCTAATAACGCTCTAATAATGCAGTAATAGCCCCTAATAACGCCCTAATACTCCTAATAACGCCCTAATAGCCCCTAATAACGCCCTAATACCCCTAATAACACCCTAATATCCATAATAACGCCCTAATAACCCTAATAACGCTCTAATAGCGCCCTAATACCCCTAATAACGCACTAGTAGCTGCTAATAACGCCCTAATAACCCTAATAACGCTCTAATAATGCAGTAATAGCCCCTAATAACGCCCTAATAACGCCCTAATACTCCTAATAACGCCCTAATAGCCCTAATAACGCCCTAATAACGCCCTAATAGCCCCTAATAACGCCCTAATACCCCTAATAACGCCCTAATAACGCCATAATAGCCCCTAATAACGCCCTAATATCCTAATAACGCTCTAATAGCGCCCTAATACTCCTAATAACGCCCCAATAACGCCCTAATAGCCCTAATAACGCTCTAATAATGCAGTAATAGCCCCTAATAACGCCCTAATAAC
It includes:
- the RUSF1 gene encoding RUS family member 1; this encodes MERPEGPGGGLGPPHPPPEPPQDPPPLCRELWGSREAARYREGPRGGLQRLVPPGACSHSCLRRAAAQVLLPQGYPESVSPDYLQYQCWDALQALCSTLMGALATRAVLQAVGVGDSAATVTGATLTWVLRDGVGMVTRITFAWLQGSRLDCEAKQWRLAADVLNDAALVLELLAPAWPRAGPALLTLAAAAKCIVGVAGGATRAALAVHQARRDNMADVAAKDSSQETLVNGAGLLLALLLLPLLEGRPWVTWGVVTLLLGTHLGANLGALGALRLPTLNRPRLRLALGGALRGGARQGGVRQPQPTGEGGVAVVVVPGPDDVNPREPLLPGFSTRLTLHLGAPLHRLVHSEAEFKKALECGTEDYIIVLRPSQGWVGVGLRRGAPPDTPLRACAQALLLEELLGPDLPPGAPMGAALRPLQQRLRRCPPGTVPWGVVAESSRLWRTLGPTFLRGLAAAGWETQRHLLAPDEWQLDWAGPGGGAPGDEPCPSPNNRLRPSPD